In Saccharothrix syringae, the following are encoded in one genomic region:
- a CDS encoding SSI family serine proteinase inhibitor produces the protein MASLFASGLLAAPLVTAGSASAAPPETDLVLAVYQQESGVQSTRLTCDPAAGDHARAQAACGELEAAGGDFTRLGTGEPGICTFEYDPVTVVALGSYRGEQVRYTEEFPNRCVMENETGTVFSF, from the coding sequence ATGGCGTCCCTGTTCGCGTCGGGCCTGCTGGCCGCCCCGCTGGTCACTGCGGGCAGCGCGTCCGCCGCCCCGCCGGAGACCGACCTCGTGCTCGCCGTCTACCAGCAGGAAAGCGGTGTGCAGAGCACTCGGCTCACCTGCGACCCGGCGGCCGGCGACCACGCCCGCGCCCAGGCGGCGTGCGGCGAGCTGGAGGCCGCCGGCGGTGATTTCACCCGGCTCGGCACCGGTGAACCGGGTATCTGCACCTTCGAGTACGACCCGGTGACGGTGGTCGCGCTCGGCTCTTACCGCGGCGAGCAGGTCCGCTACACGGAGGAATTCCCCAACCGCTGCGTGATGGAAAACGAGACCGGTACGGTTTTCTCGTTCTGA
- a CDS encoding SDR family NAD(P)-dependent oxidoreductase translates to MELLSGTVALVTGASGLIGHGIARRFAAAGAALVLHGHRKPVGDLVDELGGRALAVAADLTDESACRRVVREAVEWGGRLDALVNNAGVQPVQALAGMRAAEWRAVVDLNLTSAFSCTQAAVEVMRPGGSITHVASVEGSRPAPGHAHYSASKAALVMHARAAALEYGGRGVRVNTVSPGLVSRPGIEQEWPDGVTRWTRAAPLGRLGAPEDVGDACVFLASPMARWITGHDLVVDGGISARPTW, encoded by the coding sequence GTGGAACTCCTCAGCGGCACCGTCGCCCTGGTCACGGGGGCAAGCGGTCTGATCGGGCACGGCATCGCGCGGCGGTTCGCGGCGGCGGGGGCGGCGCTGGTGCTGCACGGCCACCGGAAACCGGTCGGGGACCTGGTCGACGAACTGGGCGGCCGGGCGCTCGCGGTCGCGGCCGACCTCACCGACGAGTCCGCGTGCCGCCGGGTGGTCCGGGAGGCCGTGGAGTGGGGCGGGCGGCTGGACGCCCTGGTCAACAACGCCGGGGTGCAGCCGGTGCAGGCGCTGGCCGGGATGCGCGCCGCCGAGTGGCGCGCGGTGGTCGACCTGAACCTGACCAGCGCGTTCTCCTGCACGCAGGCGGCGGTGGAGGTGATGCGGCCCGGCGGCTCGATCACGCACGTCGCCTCGGTGGAGGGCTCCCGGCCCGCGCCCGGCCACGCGCACTACAGCGCCTCCAAGGCGGCGCTGGTCATGCACGCCCGCGCCGCCGCGCTGGAGTACGGCGGGCGCGGCGTCCGGGTCAACACCGTCTCGCCCGGACTGGTCTCCCGGCCCGGCATCGAGCAGGAGTGGCCCGACGGGGTGACCCGGTGGACGCGGGCGGCGCCGCTGGGCCGACTCGGCGCGCCCGAGGACGTCGGCGACGCGTGTGTGTTCCTGGCCTCACCGATGGCCCGGTGGATCACCGGGCACGACCTGGTGGTGGACGGCGGGATCTCCGCCCGCCCCACCTGGTGA
- a CDS encoding MOSC domain-containing protein, which produces MGIIAAVSRSGEYTFTKPNHETITLVAGLGVAGDVHRGVTVKHRSRVARDPSQPNLRQVHLMHAELHDELNAKGFDVAAGQLGENVTTRGVDLLGLPTGTRLRLGAHAVVEVTGLRNPCPQIEAFRPGLLKEVVGRDERGEVVRRAGVMSVVLAGGEVRPGDGIVVELPDGPHAPLRPV; this is translated from the coding sequence ATGGGGATCATCGCGGCCGTGAGCCGGAGCGGGGAGTACACGTTCACCAAGCCCAACCACGAGACCATCACCCTGGTGGCCGGTCTCGGCGTGGCGGGTGACGTGCACCGGGGCGTCACCGTGAAGCACCGGTCGCGGGTCGCGCGCGACCCGTCCCAGCCCAACCTGCGCCAGGTGCACCTGATGCACGCCGAGCTGCACGACGAGCTGAACGCCAAGGGGTTCGACGTGGCCGCCGGGCAGCTCGGGGAGAACGTCACCACGCGGGGCGTGGACCTGCTGGGCCTGCCCACCGGCACGAGGCTGCGCCTGGGCGCGCACGCCGTGGTCGAGGTGACCGGCCTGCGCAACCCGTGCCCGCAGATCGAGGCGTTCCGACCGGGCCTGCTCAAGGAGGTCGTCGGCCGCGACGAGCGGGGCGAGGTGGTGCGCCGCGCGGGCGTCATGTCCGTCGTGCTGGCGGGCGGCGAGGTGCGCCCCGGCGACGGGATCGTGGTCGAGCTGCCCGACGGTCCGCACGCGCCGCTCCGACCGGTCTAA
- a CDS encoding LacI family DNA-binding transcriptional regulator: MRVTIAEVAQRAQVSKATVSRVLNGKPDVDAATAARVRQVIADVGYVPSARAVGLARGRARTVGMLVPSLTWPWTGEVVQGAVDELESDGYGLLLYTVNRGAESLAQFASHVSAKAFDGLLVIEPPDTLSYIETLHDQGLPVVMIDDRGSRPGFPSVITTNREGARAAARHLVAAGRRHFAVVTGPADFGCVRERLDGFLDALGELGVHVDPRLVVEGDFTTERGAVATEKLMAAGLPFDAVFAHNDLSALGVTKALAAAGRVVPDDVAVVGFDDIPIAGHADLTTVRQPMREMGEAAARLLLSRLEGATPPVDPVVLPTTLVVRRTG, translated from the coding sequence GTGCGAGTCACGATCGCCGAGGTCGCGCAACGAGCCCAGGTGAGCAAGGCGACCGTGTCCCGCGTGCTCAACGGCAAACCGGACGTGGACGCGGCCACGGCGGCGCGGGTGCGGCAGGTGATCGCCGACGTCGGCTACGTGCCCAGCGCGCGGGCCGTCGGCCTGGCGCGCGGCCGGGCCCGCACCGTCGGGATGCTGGTGCCGTCGCTGACCTGGCCGTGGACCGGCGAGGTCGTGCAGGGCGCGGTGGACGAGCTGGAGTCCGACGGCTACGGCCTGCTGCTCTACACGGTCAACCGGGGCGCGGAGTCGCTGGCGCAGTTCGCCAGCCACGTGTCGGCCAAGGCGTTCGACGGGTTGCTGGTGATCGAGCCGCCGGACACCCTCAGCTACATCGAGACCCTGCACGACCAGGGCCTGCCGGTGGTGATGATCGACGACCGGGGGAGCAGGCCCGGGTTCCCGTCGGTGATCACGACCAACCGGGAGGGCGCGCGGGCCGCGGCCCGGCACCTGGTGGCCGCCGGGCGGCGGCACTTCGCCGTGGTGACGGGGCCCGCCGACTTCGGCTGCGTGCGCGAGCGCCTCGACGGGTTCCTGGACGCCCTGGGTGAGCTGGGTGTGCACGTCGACCCGAGGTTGGTGGTGGAGGGCGACTTCACTACCGAGCGGGGTGCGGTGGCGACGGAGAAGCTGATGGCGGCGGGGTTGCCGTTCGACGCGGTGTTCGCGCACAACGACCTGTCGGCGCTGGGGGTGACCAAGGCGCTGGCCGCGGCGGGGCGGGTGGTGCCCGACGACGTGGCCGTGGTGGGCTTCGACGACATACCGATCGCGGGGCACGCCGACCTGACCACCGTGCGGCAGCCCATGCGGGAGATGGGCGAGGCCGCTGCCCGGCTGTTGCTGTCCCGGTTGGAGGGGGCCACGCCGCCGGTCGACCCGGTGGTCCTGCCCACGACGCTGGTGGTGCGGCGGACCGGGTGA
- a CDS encoding MBL fold metallo-hydrolase, with protein sequence MGIIDVVPGPRVLCFPVGQACAWEGADGLTVVDPGTAGYAAGIAAPGPVARIVLTHFHHDHTGSAAEPRALTGAPVVARVLEAPVVRGDAPAPRP encoded by the coding sequence ATGGGGATCATCGACGTGGTGCCGGGCCCGCGGGTGCTGTGCTTCCCGGTCGGGCAGGCGTGCGCGTGGGAGGGTGCCGACGGCCTGACCGTCGTCGACCCGGGCACCGCCGGGTACGCGGCCGGCATCGCGGCCCCGGGGCCGGTGGCGCGCATCGTGCTGACGCACTTCCACCACGACCACACCGGTTCGGCGGCGGAGCCGCGGGCGTTGACCGGGGCGCCGGTGGTCGCGCGCGTGCTGGAGGCGCCGGTGGTCCGGGGTGACGCGCCCGCTCCCCGCCCGTGA
- a CDS encoding PstS family phosphate ABC transporter substrate-binding protein → MSGTSLVDFFSSGRGQLVLGLVGLALGLVPLVKHYLITPKRVVYRVLYNSRIGISADDSTRQIRLSGGLSTADRQALQVIRLLDRMSIVVIRIENRSSFPIVPTDFVEPLSFTFGKRIVWNARISEASDRVREVVSDNMDFFGAATGPGQPQVVSRESATVREARLPQLILGLLRPQQPVASPAEPPEVEPSHHGVQLNKVDLKRREKFKLVVVLHEPVEDDAAAPDQVAIDKKVVQRGHLSNGEIIDEKKQSRVTLPRVAGGLAVVLFVAVIASLLVGPPTRDPSIRCAPGPLRLAGSSVFMPVVEPVAAQYSAACDDGPAITTDATGSKKGMLELVEPAGAAPKPEELAVVHDGPYPAGSDLEAHPIAVAIYSIAVNESVSARGVKGLSTGDLRRIWSGEVRYWDDLTGRTPPGAAGLPIRIVSRGAESGSRGIFEDRVLGTAEGGLTSDDCENRKTGVPGTSAVRCERDDNGTAIAEISTTPGAIGYVDIPPTNPQRKSRSVVPVQLDDVYPDISNIQPDQDEGYQFWTIEHVYTRGEPAAGTRLANFLAYLTGRAGSTLIQAAGYIPCVNPDGSHHQLCQ, encoded by the coding sequence GTGAGCGGCACGTCCCTCGTCGACTTCTTCAGCAGCGGCCGCGGGCAGCTCGTCCTCGGCCTGGTCGGGCTGGCCCTGGGCCTGGTCCCCCTGGTCAAGCACTACCTGATCACGCCCAAGCGGGTCGTGTACCGGGTGCTCTACAACTCGCGGATCGGCATCAGCGCGGACGACTCGACCAGGCAGATCCGGTTGAGCGGCGGCCTGTCCACGGCCGACCGGCAGGCGTTGCAGGTCATCCGGCTGCTGGACCGGATGAGCATCGTGGTGATCCGGATCGAGAACCGCAGCAGCTTCCCGATCGTCCCCACCGACTTCGTCGAGCCGCTGTCGTTCACCTTCGGCAAGCGCATCGTGTGGAACGCCCGCATCTCCGAGGCGAGCGACCGCGTCCGCGAGGTCGTCAGCGACAACATGGACTTCTTCGGCGCCGCCACCGGACCGGGCCAGCCCCAGGTGGTGTCCCGGGAGAGCGCCACCGTGCGCGAGGCCCGGCTGCCGCAGCTCATCCTGGGCCTGCTGCGCCCCCAGCAGCCGGTGGCGAGCCCGGCGGAACCGCCCGAGGTCGAACCGTCGCACCACGGCGTGCAGCTGAACAAGGTCGACCTCAAGCGCAGGGAGAAGTTCAAGCTCGTCGTCGTGCTGCACGAGCCGGTCGAGGACGACGCCGCGGCACCCGACCAGGTCGCGATCGACAAGAAGGTCGTGCAGCGCGGGCACCTGTCCAACGGCGAGATCATCGACGAGAAGAAGCAGTCCCGGGTGACCCTGCCCAGGGTCGCGGGCGGCCTGGCCGTGGTGCTGTTCGTCGCGGTGATCGCGTCCCTGCTGGTCGGTCCGCCGACCCGCGACCCGAGCATCCGGTGCGCCCCCGGACCGCTGCGGCTCGCGGGGTCCAGCGTGTTCATGCCGGTGGTCGAACCGGTGGCCGCGCAGTACTCGGCGGCGTGCGACGACGGTCCGGCGATCACCACCGACGCCACCGGCAGCAAGAAGGGCATGCTGGAGCTGGTCGAGCCCGCGGGTGCCGCGCCGAAGCCCGAGGAGCTGGCGGTCGTCCACGACGGCCCGTACCCGGCCGGGAGCGACCTGGAGGCGCACCCGATCGCCGTGGCGATCTACAGCATCGCGGTCAACGAGTCGGTGTCCGCGCGCGGCGTGAAGGGGTTGAGCACCGGCGACCTGCGCCGGATCTGGAGCGGCGAGGTCCGGTACTGGGACGACCTGACCGGCCGGACCCCGCCGGGCGCGGCCGGGCTGCCGATCCGCATCGTCAGCCGCGGCGCGGAGTCCGGCAGTCGCGGGATCTTCGAGGACCGGGTCCTCGGCACCGCCGAGGGCGGCCTGACCTCCGACGACTGCGAGAACCGCAAGACCGGCGTGCCCGGGACCAGCGCGGTGCGCTGCGAGCGCGACGACAACGGCACCGCCATCGCGGAGATCAGCACCACGCCGGGCGCGATCGGCTACGTCGACATCCCGCCGACCAACCCGCAGCGCAAGAGCCGCAGCGTGGTGCCGGTCCAGCTCGACGACGTGTACCCCGACATCAGCAACATCCAGCCCGACCAGGACGAGGGCTACCAGTTCTGGACCATCGAGCACGTCTACACCAGGGGTGAGCCGGCGGCGGGCACCCGGCTGGCGAACTTCCTCGCCTACCTGACCGGCCGGGCCGGGAGCACCCTGATCCAGGCGGCCGGCTACATCCCGTGCGTCAACCCCGACGGGTCGCACCACCAGCTCTGCCAGTGA
- a CDS encoding ABC transporter ATP-binding protein — protein MRELLAVASGARTRAAVGALVRPRRGLAWAAALVLVVGTAVGLLTAPVLGRIVDVVGAGSADITWLVVVLALVALVQGASAAWGTSLVARLGEGVLADLREEFVTRALHLPLARVEEAGAGDLTSRVTRDVQMVADAVRNALPVMARSALTIALTVAGIAVLDWRFLVPVLLALPVHVHTVRWYGGRAARLYAAQRVAVGAQQQQLLDSIGGAATVRAFGLAGSHVGRVRSRSREAVDLALRGTRLLTSFYGRLNLAEFIGLAGVLVTGFLLVGAGAASVGTATAAALYLHSLFNPVNAALALADDVQAATASLARLVGVTDEPVPPTGERVRSAGAAVKLSGVGYSYLPGHPVLADVDLELGAGERVALVGASGAGKTTLAKLVAGVHEPTEGSIGGVEPGSVALITQEVHVFAGTLADDLRLARPEAGEDELLAALDRVGALGWVRALPAGLGTVVGEGGHRLTVAQAQQLALARLVLLDPPVAVLDEATADAGSAGARELEEAAARALDGRTGLVVAHRLTQAATADRVVVLEAGRVVESGAHEELLAAGGRYAELWAAWSGTRS, from the coding sequence ATGCGTGAGCTGCTGGCCGTCGCCTCCGGTGCTCGTACCCGGGCCGCGGTCGGCGCGCTGGTGCGGCCGCGGCGCGGCCTGGCGTGGGCGGCGGCGCTGGTGCTGGTCGTGGGCACCGCGGTCGGCCTGCTCACCGCTCCGGTGCTGGGCCGGATCGTCGACGTGGTCGGCGCCGGGTCCGCCGACATCACCTGGCTCGTGGTGGTGCTGGCGCTGGTGGCGCTGGTGCAGGGCGCGTCCGCGGCGTGGGGCACGTCCCTGGTGGCGCGGCTGGGCGAGGGGGTGCTCGCCGACCTGCGCGAGGAGTTCGTCACCCGCGCCCTGCACCTGCCCCTGGCACGGGTGGAGGAGGCCGGCGCGGGCGACCTGACCTCGCGGGTCACCCGGGACGTGCAGATGGTCGCGGACGCGGTGCGCAACGCGCTGCCGGTGATGGCCCGCTCGGCGCTGACCATCGCGCTGACCGTGGCCGGCATCGCCGTGCTGGACTGGCGCTTCCTGGTCCCGGTGCTGCTGGCGCTGCCGGTCCACGTGCACACCGTGCGCTGGTACGGCGGGCGCGCGGCACGGCTGTACGCCGCGCAGCGGGTCGCCGTCGGCGCGCAGCAGCAGCAACTGCTGGACTCCATCGGCGGCGCGGCGACCGTGCGGGCGTTCGGGTTGGCCGGGTCGCACGTCGGGCGGGTGCGGTCGCGGTCGCGCGAGGCGGTGGACCTGGCGCTGCGCGGCACCCGGCTGCTGACCTCGTTCTACGGGCGGCTCAACCTGGCGGAGTTCATCGGCCTGGCGGGCGTGCTGGTGACCGGTTTCCTGCTCGTGGGCGCGGGCGCGGCGTCGGTGGGCACGGCGACGGCCGCCGCGCTGTACCTGCACAGCCTGTTCAACCCGGTCAACGCGGCGCTCGCGCTGGCCGACGACGTGCAGGCCGCCACCGCGTCCCTGGCGCGGCTGGTGGGCGTGACCGACGAGCCGGTGCCGCCGACCGGGGAGCGGGTGCGGTCGGCGGGCGCCGCGGTCAAGCTGTCCGGCGTCGGGTACTCCTACCTGCCCGGCCACCCCGTGCTGGCCGACGTCGACCTGGAGCTGGGCGCGGGTGAGCGGGTGGCGCTGGTCGGCGCGTCCGGCGCGGGCAAGACGACGCTGGCCAAGCTGGTCGCGGGCGTGCACGAGCCGACCGAGGGCAGCATCGGCGGTGTGGAGCCGGGCTCGGTCGCGTTGATCACCCAGGAGGTGCACGTGTTCGCCGGGACGCTGGCCGACGACCTGCGCCTGGCCCGTCCCGAGGCGGGTGAGGACGAGTTGCTGGCCGCCCTCGACCGGGTCGGCGCCCTCGGCTGGGTGCGGGCGCTGCCGGCGGGGCTGGGCACCGTCGTCGGCGAGGGCGGGCACCGGCTGACCGTGGCGCAGGCGCAGCAGTTGGCGCTGGCCAGGCTGGTGCTGCTCGACCCGCCCGTGGCGGTGCTGGACGAGGCGACCGCGGACGCGGGCAGCGCCGGGGCCCGGGAGCTGGAGGAGGCCGCGGCGCGGGCGCTCGACGGGCGGACGGGCCTGGTGGTCGCGCACCGGCTCACCCAGGCCGCGACGGCCGACCGGGTGGTCGTGCTGGAGGCCGGCCGGGTGGTGGAGAGCGGGGCGCACGAGGAGCTGCTGGCGGCCGGTGGTCGGTACGCCGAGCTGTGGGCGGCCTGGTCCGGCACGCGGTCGTGA
- a CDS encoding ABC transporter ATP-binding protein: MKTILEEAVTGQRRSVIAASLLGAAYQAGEAAVPLIIGVVVDEAVRTGAGGRLALWIGVLAAVFLVLSLSFRLCLRFSEAASHRAAHDLRTRLATRVLAADGGVGGRLSGELAAIATGDAQRVGQVNLALPTAFAAVVGLLVGAVALLRVSLVLGLLVLVAAPVLLLATHLLGKPLERRSDAEQDRAALASGVAADLVAGLRALKGIGAEATAAHRYRRTSRSSTAAAIRAARSRAWLDGSVLALTGTFLAVVALVGGRLAAAGSITVGQLVAAVGLAQFLLWPLSVFSWVTGLLAQGRASAARIGEVLAAPPAVPPGSAPPPDPVRGRVELVDVVSGTLRGVSLTAEAGELLGVVARDPADAVSLLAVLARDVDPVAGSVTLDGVPLAGLEGAARRSAVLVAAHDADLFEGTVRENVAAGGPLVAEAMAAARIDDVARALPDGLDTAVSARGRSLSGGQRQRVALARALAAAPPVLVVHDPTTAVDAVTEVSLAAGIRRVRAGSTTIVVATSPALPAAADRVVFLADGVVVASGAHADLVADEDYRLAVLS; encoded by the coding sequence GTGAAAACCATCCTCGAAGAGGCCGTGACCGGTCAACGGAGGTCGGTGATCGCCGCTTCGCTGCTGGGTGCGGCCTACCAGGCGGGCGAGGCCGCCGTCCCGCTGATCATCGGCGTGGTGGTCGACGAGGCCGTGCGCACCGGCGCGGGCGGGCGGCTCGCGCTGTGGATCGGCGTGCTGGCCGCCGTGTTCCTCGTGCTGTCCCTGAGCTTCCGGCTCTGCCTGCGGTTCAGCGAAGCCGCCTCGCACCGCGCGGCCCACGACCTGCGCACCCGGCTGGCCACCCGCGTGCTGGCCGCCGACGGCGGGGTCGGCGGCAGGCTGTCCGGCGAGCTGGCCGCCATCGCCACCGGCGACGCCCAGCGCGTGGGCCAGGTGAACCTGGCGCTGCCGACCGCGTTCGCCGCGGTGGTGGGCCTGCTGGTGGGCGCGGTGGCGCTGCTGCGGGTGTCGCTCGTGCTCGGCCTGCTCGTGCTGGTGGCCGCGCCGGTGCTGCTGCTGGCGACCCACCTGCTCGGCAAACCGCTCGAACGGCGCAGCGACGCCGAGCAGGACCGGGCCGCGCTCGCCTCGGGCGTCGCCGCCGACCTGGTCGCCGGGCTGCGGGCGCTCAAGGGCATCGGCGCCGAGGCCACCGCCGCCCACCGCTACCGGCGCACCAGCCGGTCGTCCACGGCCGCCGCGATCCGGGCCGCCCGGTCGCGCGCCTGGCTGGACGGCTCGGTGCTCGCGCTGACCGGCACCTTCCTCGCGGTCGTCGCCCTGGTCGGCGGCCGGCTGGCCGCCGCGGGCTCGATCACCGTCGGCCAGCTGGTGGCCGCGGTCGGGCTGGCGCAGTTCCTGCTGTGGCCGCTGTCGGTCTTCTCCTGGGTCACCGGGCTGCTCGCCCAGGGCCGCGCCTCGGCCGCCCGGATCGGCGAGGTGCTGGCCGCGCCGCCCGCCGTGCCGCCCGGCTCCGCCCCGCCGCCCGACCCGGTGCGCGGTCGGGTGGAGCTGGTGGACGTGGTGTCCGGGACGCTGCGCGGGGTCTCGCTGACCGCCGAGGCCGGTGAGCTGCTGGGCGTGGTGGCCCGCGACCCGGCCGACGCGGTGTCGCTGCTGGCCGTGCTGGCGCGCGACGTCGACCCCGTCGCCGGGTCGGTCACCCTGGACGGCGTGCCGCTGGCCGGGCTGGAGGGGGCGGCGCGGCGCTCGGCGGTGCTGGTCGCCGCGCACGACGCGGACCTGTTCGAGGGCACCGTGCGCGAGAACGTGGCCGCCGGCGGTCCGCTGGTGGCGGAGGCGATGGCCGCTGCGCGCATCGACGACGTGGCACGCGCCCTGCCCGACGGGCTGGACACGGCGGTCTCGGCGCGCGGCCGGTCCCTGTCCGGCGGGCAGCGGCAGCGGGTCGCGCTGGCCCGCGCGCTGGCCGCCGCGCCCCCGGTGCTGGTCGTGCACGACCCGACGACCGCGGTGGACGCGGTGACGGAGGTGTCGCTGGCCGCCGGGATCAGGCGGGTGCGGGCCGGGAGCACCACGATCGTGGTGGCGACCAGCCCCGCGCTGCCGGCGGCGGCGGACCGGGTGGTGTTCCTGGCCGACGGGGTCGTGGTCGCTTCCGGGGCGCACGCGGACCTGGTGGCCGATGAGGACTACCGGCTGGCGGTGTTGAGCTGA